A genomic segment from Brevundimonas sp. SORGH_AS_0993 encodes:
- a CDS encoding DUF4129 domain-containing protein has translation MQTRASPTDEALVQAHDRLLKDPGFQFDRVGFTPPKAPGWLYWIGDLTQDVAPVLKWVFWGGLVLLVGLVLFAIGREILRIRRPRPKANKPKTQRETEWRPEAQTARDLLTEADALAAQGLYAEASHLLLLRSVQDIEKRQPRTLRASLTTREIAGLKALPEAARPAFAQIGRVVERSLFGGAPVEAKDFAACRRAYEAFALPEGWRA, from the coding sequence ATGCAGACCAGGGCTTCGCCCACTGACGAAGCCCTGGTCCAGGCTCACGACCGCCTGCTGAAGGACCCGGGTTTTCAGTTCGACCGGGTGGGTTTCACGCCGCCCAAGGCGCCAGGCTGGCTGTATTGGATCGGCGATCTGACCCAGGATGTCGCGCCGGTTCTGAAGTGGGTTTTCTGGGGCGGCCTTGTGCTGCTGGTCGGCTTGGTTTTGTTCGCTATCGGACGCGAGATCCTGCGGATTCGCCGCCCGCGCCCCAAGGCGAACAAACCCAAGACCCAGCGCGAAACCGAATGGCGTCCCGAGGCCCAGACCGCCCGCGATCTGTTGACCGAGGCCGACGCTTTGGCGGCCCAGGGGCTCTATGCCGAAGCCTCCCACCTGCTGTTGCTGCGCAGCGTTCAGGACATCGAAAAGCGTCAGCCCCGCACCCTGCGCGCCTCCCTGACCACGCGCGAGATCGCGGGCCTGAAGGCCTTGCCGGAGGCCGCCCGTCCTGCCTTCGCCCAGATCGGCCGCGTCGTGGAGCGCAGCCTGTTCGGCGGCGCGCCGGTCGAGGCGAAGGACTTCGCCGCCTGTCGCCGGGCCTATGAGGCTTTCGCCCTGCCGGAAGGCTGGCGCGCATGA